Proteins encoded in a region of the Acidobacteriota bacterium genome:
- a CDS encoding cation:proton antiporter produces MAAAWFLITGALLIGFALFGTLLKRLPVTPSMFYLAAGAWLGPWGIGLLHVDALNDTDVLEGLTEVAVVISLFTAGLKLRLPWSDRRWRVALRLSAVAMLLTIAGIAAIAFAAGMALPVALLLGAILAPTDPVLASDVQVSHAHDGEPVRFSLTGEAGLNDGTAFPFVMLGLGLMGAHDLGASPCRSSCMACR; encoded by the coding sequence ATGGCGGCTGCATGGTTTCTGATTACCGGCGCACTCCTCATCGGCTTTGCACTCTTCGGCACGCTGCTCAAGCGGCTGCCGGTGACGCCGTCGATGTTCTACCTGGCGGCCGGCGCCTGGCTGGGTCCGTGGGGTATTGGACTGCTGCATGTCGATGCGCTCAACGACACCGACGTGCTCGAGGGGCTGACCGAAGTGGCGGTCGTCATCTCGTTGTTCACCGCCGGATTGAAGTTGCGCCTGCCTTGGTCCGATCGCCGGTGGCGGGTCGCGCTGCGGCTATCGGCGGTCGCCATGCTCCTGACCATCGCCGGTATTGCCGCGATTGCGTTCGCCGCCGGCATGGCGCTGCCCGTGGCGCTGTTGCTGGGCGCCATCCTGGCACCGACCGATCCGGTCCTCGCGTCTGACGTCCAGGTCAGCCACGCGCACGACGGCGAACCCGTGCGCTTCAGCCTCACAGGGGAAGCGGGCCTGAATGACGGCACCGCATTCCCATTCGTCATGCTCGGCCTCGGCCTGATGGGCGCGCACGATCTGGGCGCGTCGCCATGTCGATCGTCCTGCATGGCGTGTCGGTGA
- a CDS encoding protein kinase has protein sequence MAIEDDDHTRLSDGTATPAPLSNSEQATMLSPLSGSGSVPSEQPGLVDGQPFGPYRIVRLLGRGGMGEVYEAEHLDTGRLIALKLLRGRIDSFEDRERFLREGQMAASVSDPHTVYVFGSEEIDGMSAISMQLVPGGTLKDRVTEQGPQPVSEAVSAVLDIISGLDAALAAGILHRDIKPSNCFIDSDGSVKVGDFGLSIPSTGRSADRTFMGTPQFASPEQLRGDALDVRSDIYAVGATLYYLLTGAPPFEGKDFTVLIDRVKHEPPPMLHKVRSGVPAALGTLIARCLAKDPADRPASYQDLARALRPFSLSGAPARLDVRLLAGAVDYLLIAIPAGILNTSFGPPAVRRGSTSVDLDPWTVVVGVLYFVLCEGLWSRTLGKRLLGLRVLSRTGAVSWRQAMARAVIYYAPALLMLAPTLVMGARPFAEYLVANPGLSASVAFVPVVLTLLLFSTMRRKNGYAAVQDILTKTRVVKVVSRELRRRDAGETMGVAPDARTSDSAQRRLGPFIVGRELAVLEHARLFDGVDPVLRRPVWLVEWSPVELSDEAPETPRARRDVSRVGRLHWLAGRRAPGDSWDAFEAPQGARLQAGDPGPAWPVVHGWLKDLATELAAAERDGTTPPLGVDRVWIRPDGRAVLLDWPAPGTGAPAGPGTAQQLLTAVGHYASSPPASAVAMLDRWQKKRAVPLAELIGDLSVVTASGGAVTRSRRAWPLVLAASPVILMLVIAAVAIRINVVLPHDRFVADKLLDDLTDEREPARQQALKVYLAGALRPELMAADAPWRSADEDDKDARALRALADSAAALTPSEAEVAEAKTKLAPALQRAERQFLAQDNSTTIFVALLLVGAGMSFFGGLVSVLVRPSGFVLASLGMAVVTGRGREVGRVRAVFRLILAWLPLLIYGALLAWPVTRAAVFSIAVASLAAAPTILGFVWALLRPTRGPHDMIVGTSIGSR, from the coding sequence ATGGCGATCGAGGACGACGACCATACGCGACTGTCCGACGGGACAGCCACGCCTGCACCACTTTCGAACAGTGAGCAGGCGACCATGCTGTCGCCTCTCAGCGGCTCAGGCAGCGTGCCGAGCGAGCAGCCCGGGCTCGTGGATGGACAGCCGTTTGGCCCCTACCGCATCGTCCGGCTGCTTGGCCGAGGCGGCATGGGGGAGGTGTACGAGGCCGAGCACCTCGACACAGGCCGGCTGATTGCGCTGAAGCTGCTGCGCGGCCGGATCGATAGCTTCGAGGATCGCGAGCGCTTCCTGCGCGAAGGGCAGATGGCCGCGTCGGTGAGCGACCCGCACACCGTGTACGTCTTCGGCAGCGAAGAAATCGATGGCATGTCCGCGATCTCGATGCAGCTGGTGCCTGGGGGCACACTCAAGGATCGAGTGACCGAGCAGGGCCCGCAGCCGGTCTCGGAAGCGGTCTCGGCGGTTCTCGACATCATCAGCGGCCTCGACGCGGCCCTGGCGGCGGGCATCCTCCACCGTGATATCAAGCCGTCCAACTGCTTCATCGACTCCGATGGCAGCGTCAAGGTGGGAGACTTCGGTCTGTCCATTCCCTCGACCGGGCGAAGCGCCGACCGGACGTTCATGGGCACTCCGCAGTTCGCCTCGCCGGAGCAGTTGCGTGGCGACGCGCTTGACGTGCGTTCCGACATTTATGCCGTTGGCGCCACCCTCTACTACCTGCTGACCGGTGCGCCGCCATTCGAGGGCAAGGACTTCACGGTGCTGATCGATCGCGTGAAGCACGAGCCGCCACCGATGCTGCACAAGGTCCGGTCCGGCGTCCCGGCTGCGCTCGGCACGCTCATCGCGCGCTGCCTCGCCAAGGACCCGGCCGATCGCCCGGCCTCGTATCAGGACCTGGCTCGAGCGCTGCGGCCATTTTCCCTTTCTGGCGCACCCGCAAGACTCGACGTGCGGCTCCTGGCGGGCGCCGTGGACTACCTGCTGATCGCCATTCCCGCCGGCATCCTCAATACGTCCTTCGGTCCGCCCGCGGTCCGACGCGGCTCGACATCTGTGGACCTCGACCCCTGGACGGTCGTCGTCGGGGTGTTGTATTTCGTGCTCTGCGAAGGACTGTGGAGCAGAACACTCGGGAAGCGGCTGCTCGGCCTGCGCGTGTTGTCTCGCACGGGTGCGGTCTCGTGGAGGCAGGCCATGGCGCGGGCCGTGATCTATTACGCCCCCGCCCTGCTGATGCTCGCCCCGACGCTTGTGATGGGCGCGCGTCCATTCGCCGAGTATCTCGTGGCCAACCCTGGCCTGTCGGCCTCGGTGGCCTTTGTGCCAGTCGTTTTGACGCTCCTGTTGTTCTCCACCATGCGCCGGAAAAACGGTTACGCGGCGGTGCAAGACATTCTCACCAAGACCCGCGTGGTAAAGGTCGTCTCGCGCGAACTGCGGCGTCGGGATGCTGGCGAAACAATGGGCGTGGCGCCCGATGCCCGCACGTCGGATTCAGCGCAGCGCCGCCTCGGCCCCTTCATCGTCGGCCGCGAGTTGGCAGTTCTCGAACACGCGCGGCTCTTCGACGGTGTGGACCCGGTACTCAGGCGGCCCGTGTGGCTCGTCGAATGGAGCCCCGTCGAATTGAGTGACGAAGCGCCGGAGACCCCCAGGGCGAGGCGCGATGTGAGCCGCGTCGGCCGATTGCATTGGCTGGCGGGCCGGCGTGCGCCTGGTGACAGCTGGGATGCGTTTGAGGCACCGCAGGGCGCGCGCCTGCAGGCCGGTGACCCTGGCCCAGCCTGGCCAGTGGTACACGGCTGGTTGAAGGACCTCGCCACCGAACTCGCCGCCGCTGAACGCGATGGCACCACACCGCCGCTCGGCGTGGACCGTGTGTGGATCCGGCCCGATGGACGGGCGGTGCTGCTCGATTGGCCGGCCCCGGGTACCGGGGCGCCGGCAGGTCCAGGAACGGCCCAGCAGTTGCTGACGGCGGTGGGTCATTACGCGTCTTCACCGCCCGCATCGGCGGTGGCCATGCTCGATCGGTGGCAGAAGAAGCGGGCTGTTCCCCTGGCGGAACTCATCGGCGATCTGTCAGTCGTCACGGCGTCGGGCGGCGCGGTCACCCGATCGCGGCGGGCCTGGCCGCTGGTCCTTGCCGCATCGCCCGTGATCCTGATGCTGGTGATTGCGGCTGTCGCGATTCGCATCAACGTGGTCTTACCGCACGATCGGTTCGTAGCGGACAAGCTGCTTGACGACCTGACGGATGAGCGCGAACCAGCACGGCAGCAGGCCCTCAAGGTGTACCTGGCGGGCGCCTTGCGGCCAGAGCTCATGGCCGCCGACGCGCCCTGGCGATCGGCCGACGAGGATGATAAAGACGCGCGTGCCCTCCGCGCCCTGGCGGACTCGGCGGCTGCACTGACACCGAGCGAGGCTGAGGTTGCTGAGGCAAAGACGAAGCTCGCGCCAGCGCTACAGCGCGCCGAGAGGCAGTTCCTTGCGCAGGACAATTCGACGACCATCTTCGTCGCGTTGTTGCTCGTGGGCGCCGGAATGTCATTCTTCGGTGGGTTGGTGTCGGTCCTGGTGCGTCCAAGCGGCTTCGTGCTCGCGTCGCTCGGGATGGCGGTTGTCACCGGGCGTGGGCGCGAGGTCGGCCGCGTGCGAGCGGTGTTTCGTCTGATCCTGGCGTGGTTACCGCTGCTGATCTACGGCGCGCTTCTGGCGTGGCCAGTCACCCGCGCCGCAGTCTTCTCGATCGCCGTCGCCTCCCTGGCTGCGGCTCCGACGATCCTCGGGTTTGTGTGGGCCCTGCTGCGTCCCACACGCGGACCACACGACATGATCGTGGGGACGTCGATTGGATCCCGCTGA
- a CDS encoding C1 family peptidase, giving the protein MKCYRCKNSLSPAQSNCTSCGQAVYTTHQGPGIAMGRRLDGLLAGAVSERDHLAALDVRTLPRQTDLRDNLGAVEDQGQIGSCVANAAVGALEHQQRKAGKPVVELSRMFVYFNARRMSGNEREDGGTTTAQGMAAFLAFGAPPENVWPYDPDLLKTEPSRQAYDQASPNTPIEYARVDGMQNIKGALASGYPVVIGVSIPQWCYQEAGKTGVMPDAPLAEIDKAKRETGHSMLLVGYDLDGGYFTVRNSWGQDWGQNGYFRMSFDTFEAATRAEASWILGNLAATPALAITRPERKGAVDGSVRDMAAKMRHDIRDSLTKDIRDSFKDIKDRMKR; this is encoded by the coding sequence ATGAAGTGTTATCGCTGCAAGAACTCGCTCTCCCCGGCACAGTCCAACTGCACGTCCTGCGGCCAGGCGGTCTACACCACGCATCAAGGTCCAGGCATCGCGATGGGACGCCGGCTCGATGGGCTCCTGGCGGGCGCGGTCTCTGAACGGGATCATCTTGCCGCACTCGACGTGAGGACGCTGCCGCGCCAGACGGACCTGCGCGACAACCTCGGCGCCGTCGAAGATCAGGGGCAGATCGGCAGCTGCGTCGCCAACGCGGCGGTCGGCGCGCTCGAGCATCAGCAGCGCAAGGCCGGCAAACCCGTCGTCGAACTCAGCCGCATGTTTGTCTATTTCAACGCGCGGCGCATGAGCGGCAACGAGCGCGAAGACGGCGGCACGACCACGGCTCAGGGCATGGCTGCGTTTCTGGCCTTTGGCGCGCCCCCGGAGAACGTCTGGCCCTACGATCCAGACCTGCTGAAGACAGAACCCAGCCGCCAGGCATATGACCAGGCGTCGCCAAACACGCCAATCGAGTACGCCCGCGTTGACGGGATGCAGAACATCAAAGGCGCGCTGGCGTCGGGATATCCCGTCGTCATCGGCGTGTCGATACCGCAGTGGTGTTATCAGGAAGCGGGCAAGACCGGGGTTATGCCGGACGCGCCACTGGCGGAAATTGACAAAGCCAAGCGGGAGACAGGTCACTCAATGTTGCTCGTCGGCTACGACCTCGATGGCGGATACTTCACCGTTCGCAACAGCTGGGGCCAGGACTGGGGCCAGAACGGCTACTTCCGCATGTCGTTCGACACGTTCGAAGCGGCGACAAGGGCGGAGGCTTCGTGGATTCTGGGCAACCTCGCGGCAACGCCGGCCCTTGCGATCACGCGTCCCGAGCGAAAGGGCGCGGTGGACGGCAGCGTGCGCGACATGGCTGCGAAGATGCGTCACGACATCCGCGACAGCCTCACGAAGGACATCAGAGATTCGTTCAAGGACATCAAAGACCGGATGAAGCGATAG
- a CDS encoding serine/threonine protein kinase has protein sequence MREASASVLEPGTLFDERYRIVRKIGEGGMGIVYVATDTNTKDEIVLKLIHPSLVAGEEALDRLMSEGRTARQIRHANVVAVYDVSLCEGQAYFTMEYVKGGTLRSWMNAAKRSGNEVSVHTAAGLMKAMLAGVAEAHRLGFVHRDLKPENVLLDGDPDAGNFDLKILDFGIAKAVGAASATGGALGTPPYMAPEQNTSADSVGPTADFYSLSVMLYELLMEAPPLGRWEMVSTSRRDVPKAIDELLEKGLSARPRNRFASAAEFDGAIGAAVKGVRPTPVMPDPPPLPVPPPAPPGPPPTPPGPNVWQAYFTNMPARTKMWLGIGIAVLAVMAWMSDRPEEDLSGPEFNAVQPVDPNQGRGVQPASFNMSGVWLNDGGDRLDFRQDGTNVEGTGLVTGMGPVVIKGTFDGAVLRYVVYSTMNRQAIAEGGGQLQPDRRHINLDQMTYGFGRSAGQLHFDHLH, from the coding sequence ATGCGAGAAGCGTCGGCATCGGTGCTCGAGCCCGGAACGCTCTTCGACGAGCGCTACCGGATCGTCCGCAAGATCGGCGAAGGCGGGATGGGGATCGTCTATGTGGCAACCGATACCAATACCAAAGACGAGATTGTCCTCAAGCTCATTCATCCCTCTCTTGTCGCTGGTGAAGAGGCGCTCGATCGGCTGATGAGCGAAGGCCGCACCGCCCGCCAGATCCGGCATGCCAACGTGGTGGCGGTCTACGACGTGTCGCTGTGCGAGGGGCAGGCGTACTTCACGATGGAGTACGTCAAGGGCGGAACCCTGCGCTCGTGGATGAACGCCGCCAAGCGCAGCGGAAACGAGGTGAGCGTCCACACGGCAGCCGGCCTCATGAAAGCGATGCTGGCGGGCGTGGCCGAAGCGCATCGCCTCGGCTTCGTTCACCGGGATCTGAAGCCTGAGAATGTGCTTCTGGATGGCGACCCGGACGCCGGTAATTTTGATCTGAAGATCCTCGACTTCGGCATTGCGAAAGCCGTGGGGGCCGCGTCGGCCACCGGTGGCGCGCTCGGCACACCGCCGTACATGGCACCCGAGCAAAACACGTCGGCAGACTCGGTCGGCCCGACGGCGGACTTCTACTCGCTCTCGGTGATGCTCTACGAACTGCTGATGGAGGCGCCGCCGCTGGGACGATGGGAGATGGTGAGCACGAGCCGCCGCGATGTGCCGAAGGCGATCGATGAGCTGCTCGAAAAGGGCCTGTCGGCGCGGCCACGCAATCGATTCGCATCGGCGGCAGAGTTCGATGGCGCCATCGGAGCGGCCGTCAAGGGCGTGCGCCCGACTCCGGTGATGCCGGACCCACCGCCCCTTCCAGTGCCCCCGCCCGCGCCGCCGGGTCCGCCGCCGACTCCGCCGGGGCCGAACGTGTGGCAGGCATATTTCACCAACATGCCGGCGCGCACCAAGATGTGGCTGGGCATCGGGATCGCCGTTCTGGCGGTGATGGCCTGGATGAGTGATCGCCCGGAAGAGGATCTGTCAGGACCTGAATTTAATGCGGTCCAACCGGTCGATCCGAATCAGGGGCGCGGAGTGCAGCCTGCCTCGTTCAACATGTCCGGCGTCTGGCTCAATGACGGCGGCGATCGACTCGACTTCCGCCAGGACGGCACCAACGTCGAGGGCACCGGCCTGGTCACGGGCATGGGGCCGGTGGTCATCAAGGGGACCTTCGATGGCGCCGTTCTCAGATACGTCGTCTACTCGACGATGAACCGGCAGGCGATTGCGGAGGGCGGCGGACAACTGCAGCCTGACAGAAGACACATCAACCTCGATCAGATGACGTACGGATTTGGGCGAAGCGCAGGCCAGCTGCATTTCGACCACCTGCATTAG
- a CDS encoding zinc ribbon domain-containing protein translates to MATTQIRLSDDNLLGEYISLDKFQGVIEQRLAVGPDLMAMLIRDGQIAQAAPGGHFSIGGVWRSLKDAIGGKHALRMLIADLKPFQLTVPATALTKDNVPVAGEFTIELQVNPERPAGILGLMKEHSAVTKTSILSRLSPHIGERVLSATIRQVDALELRGNIGLQDKVQADAMKEVERIAGDLGLLARVVSVTWALNEEEQALVVKRQLEREQEALEREFQILTREVARDAESTIISLKTDLDVEKVKAASEDELRRFILANELGFIDARETGIRVQQMAALKHELDLNRTQRLDGLQAQLEAERHLIEMARTGGQRRDVEMDLATREKQHQLAIVRIDQDILAVQREGQLADGQQGLALGRLKLQFDREEQADRIKTLRDLQDVDLDGKDRETDITIKGGDAEHRRAMDAARLESETLLARIKALGNATPEQIIAIQAGFSPEVANVMVEQAKARAAEGVDRIALMREMVQQANEAKVSSEAQARHLFDSGMQGATGVAQGVGMAAAGAGMGGMGVVPIVGGTGLTECPNCHTAVPITDRFCENCGRQMRQ, encoded by the coding sequence ATGGCGACGACTCAGATCAGACTTAGCGACGACAACCTGCTGGGGGAGTACATCTCCCTCGACAAATTCCAGGGCGTGATCGAGCAGCGGCTGGCTGTCGGTCCGGACCTGATGGCGATGCTGATTCGCGACGGGCAGATCGCCCAGGCGGCGCCGGGCGGACATTTTTCAATTGGAGGCGTCTGGCGCTCCCTCAAGGACGCGATCGGCGGCAAGCACGCGCTGCGGATGCTGATTGCGGACCTGAAGCCGTTCCAGCTGACGGTGCCGGCCACGGCGCTGACCAAGGACAACGTACCGGTGGCCGGCGAGTTCACCATCGAACTGCAGGTCAATCCCGAACGACCGGCCGGGATCCTCGGGCTGATGAAGGAGCACTCCGCGGTCACCAAGACGAGCATCCTCAGCCGCTTGTCGCCCCACATTGGTGAACGTGTCTTGAGCGCGACGATCAGGCAGGTGGACGCGCTTGAACTCCGCGGCAACATCGGCCTGCAGGACAAGGTTCAAGCCGATGCCATGAAGGAAGTGGAGCGCATCGCCGGCGATCTGGGCCTCCTGGCGCGCGTGGTCTCGGTGACCTGGGCGCTCAATGAGGAAGAGCAGGCGCTTGTCGTCAAGCGGCAGCTCGAGCGTGAACAAGAAGCGCTTGAACGCGAATTCCAGATCCTTACCCGCGAAGTCGCGCGTGACGCTGAATCGACCATCATCAGCCTGAAAACCGATCTCGACGTCGAGAAGGTCAAGGCGGCCAGCGAAGACGAGCTCCGCCGGTTCATTCTGGCGAACGAGCTGGGTTTCATCGATGCGCGCGAAACCGGCATCCGCGTGCAGCAGATGGCGGCGCTCAAACACGAACTCGACCTCAACCGCACACAGCGGCTCGATGGGTTGCAGGCGCAGCTCGAGGCCGAGCGGCACCTGATCGAGATGGCGCGCACGGGCGGCCAACGTCGCGACGTCGAGATGGATCTGGCGACGCGCGAAAAACAGCACCAGTTGGCCATCGTCCGTATCGATCAGGACATTCTCGCGGTCCAGCGTGAAGGGCAGCTGGCTGACGGCCAGCAGGGGTTGGCGCTGGGGCGCTTGAAGCTTCAGTTCGATCGCGAGGAGCAGGCGGACCGGATCAAGACTCTCCGCGACCTGCAGGACGTCGATCTTGACGGCAAGGATCGCGAAACCGACATCACCATCAAGGGCGGCGATGCAGAGCACCGGCGGGCGATGGACGCAGCCCGGCTGGAAAGCGAGACGTTGCTGGCCAGAATCAAGGCGCTGGGCAATGCGACGCCGGAGCAGATCATCGCCATTCAGGCGGGATTCTCGCCTGAGGTGGCGAACGTGATGGTCGAACAGGCGAAAGCCCGGGCGGCCGAGGGCGTGGACCGCATCGCGCTGATGCGAGAAATGGTTCAGCAGGCGAATGAGGCCAAGGTGTCGTCGGAGGCACAGGCCCGTCATCTGTTTGATTCCGGCATGCAGGGGGCGACCGGGGTGGCGCAGGGTGTCGGTATGGCGGCCGCAGGTGCCGGCATGGGTGGAATGGGCGTTGTGCCTATCGTCGGCGGAACCGGACTGACTGAGTGTCCAAACTGCCACACCGCCGTTCCGATTACCGATCGCTTCTGCGAAAATTGCGGCCGTCAGATGCGACAGTAG
- a CDS encoding PH domain-containing protein, producing MRFGPLLILVGIVALAQHEYRLERADTLAVVYVFCTAAGLALSFRRYSVLRWLAASLPFWSLANAAGWSMFLALVLSIGSIAVLAVGPTLPGRRNRRDVKPLPHLALGPVAVIRPAAYSGGRRSRGVGIAAWVFAGLMVVFAGLAVFTASRDVAAALAISSAIIAGTLVFSNWFADRVRLRIDERGLHSRALFREQTIPWPEVAGLTVRHVYLPAYGMRLRYFVVFSPSREFAFLGTMHGAEELKASIETAVGLKWP from the coding sequence ATGAGGTTCGGCCCCCTGCTCATCCTCGTCGGCATTGTCGCCCTGGCCCAGCACGAGTATCGGCTCGAGCGGGCGGACACCCTGGCCGTCGTCTACGTGTTCTGCACCGCTGCGGGACTGGCACTCAGCTTCCGGCGGTACAGCGTCCTGAGGTGGCTCGCCGCCAGCTTGCCGTTCTGGAGCCTGGCCAACGCCGCAGGGTGGTCGATGTTTCTCGCGCTGGTCCTGTCGATCGGAAGCATCGCGGTGCTCGCCGTCGGCCCAACACTTCCGGGACGCCGAAACCGGCGCGACGTTAAGCCCCTTCCCCACCTGGCCCTCGGTCCCGTCGCGGTGATCCGGCCGGCGGCCTATTCGGGTGGACGGCGAAGCCGGGGCGTCGGAATCGCAGCGTGGGTCTTTGCAGGGCTGATGGTAGTCTTCGCCGGCCTGGCGGTGTTCACGGCCTCACGCGACGTTGCCGCGGCGCTGGCCATCTCGAGCGCGATCATTGCGGGCACACTCGTCTTCAGCAACTGGTTCGCCGACCGCGTCAGGCTTCGCATCGACGAACGCGGGCTGCACTCCCGCGCGCTGTTCCGGGAACAGACGATCCCCTGGCCTGAGGTGGCTGGCCTGACGGTCAGGCACGTGTACCTGCCCGCCTACGGAATGCGGCTGAGGTACTTTGTCGTGTTCTCCCCGTCGCGGGAGTTTGCGTTTCTCGGCACGATGCACGGCGCGGAGGAACTGAAGGCATCGATTGAAACGGCGGTTGGGCTGAAATGGCCGTAA